A DNA window from Halobacteriovorax sp. DA5 contains the following coding sequences:
- a CDS encoding NAD(P)H-binding protein produces the protein MRLLILGATGLVGSHVLKQAIERDEIEYIVAPVRREINSHTKLYSPIINFDQVTSAMLKEWNVDVVICALGTTIKVAGSKEAFKKVDLEYPLTFARCAKEVGVETFVLNSAMGANENSIFFYNQVKGNLENALMDLKFKSLCLVRPGLIGGERNEFRLGEVIGKCLLKIFHYILPKSLRINPASSIAKVMLEAAIEQRAGIKIMTSDRLT, from the coding sequence ATGAGATTACTAATACTAGGAGCAACAGGCCTTGTGGGCAGTCATGTGTTAAAGCAGGCCATCGAAAGAGATGAAATCGAATATATTGTTGCACCTGTACGTCGAGAAATTAATTCACACACTAAACTATATTCACCCATCATTAATTTTGATCAGGTAACTTCAGCAATGCTTAAAGAGTGGAATGTTGATGTCGTCATATGTGCTCTTGGTACAACAATTAAAGTGGCCGGTAGTAAAGAAGCATTTAAAAAAGTAGATCTTGAGTATCCTCTTACTTTTGCAAGATGTGCAAAGGAAGTTGGAGTTGAAACTTTTGTTTTAAATTCGGCAATGGGAGCGAATGAGAATTCTATTTTCTTTTATAATCAAGTCAAAGGGAATTTGGAAAATGCATTGATGGACTTAAAATTTAAGTCTCTTTGTCTAGTGAGGCCTGGACTCATTGGTGGAGAGAGGAATGAGTTTCGATTAGGGGAGGTTATTGGAAAATGTTTATTGAAAATTTTCCACTATATCCTACCAAAAAGCTTACGTATTAACCCTGCTTCATCAATTGCAAAAGTGATGCTAGAGGCGGCAATAGAGCAAAGAGCGGGGATAAAAATCATGACCTCTGACAGGTTAACGTAA